TCGGCGACCTAGTCCTGCGGCCCCACTTGGTCACCTCGGCGGCCCGGCCGTACGACCTGGTGCTGCTCGCGGTCAAGGCAGTAACTCTCGACCGCACGGTGGTCGACCTGACCCCGGCGATCGGCGCGGACACCGTGATCCTGCCCATGCTCAACGGCATGCGCCACCTCGACACCCTCGCCGAGCGCTTCGGCGCGGACCGAGTGCTGGGCGGGGTCTGCCAGGTCACCACCACCCTCACCCCGGACGGCGAGATCCTCCAGCTCAACACCCGCCAGGAGTTGGCTTACGGTCCCGCGTTCCAGCCCGGCCCGAACCGGTTGGCCGCCGTCGACGCCGCGCTGCGCGGCGCCGGGTTCACCGCGCGAACCTCCCCGGACATCCGCCAGGAGATGTGGGACAAGTGGTTCCACGTCAGCGCGCTCGGTGCCATCACTTGCCTGATGCGCGGCGTGGTCGGCGAGGTCGTCGCCGCAGGCGGTGCCGAGGTGGCCGAGCGGATCGTGCTCGAAGCGGCGGCCACCGCCGCGGCCGCCGGGTACCCGGTCTCGGCCTCGGTGTTCGACCGGACCTTGGCCACCCTCACCGAACCGGGCTCTCGGACCGCGTCGTCCCTCTACCGTGATCTAACCAAAGGGCTGCCGACCGAGGCTGACCACCTCATTGGCGACCTGATCGCACATGCCGCGCGGCACGGCGTCGACACGACGCTGCTGCGGCTGGCGCACACCCACCTGTCCGTCCACGAGCATCGCCTGAGCGACCCCATTGCCGCGGCAACGACAGACCGGAGACTCCCCGATGGCCCACCCCTGGTTCGGTGAACATCGGTTCATCCCCGCGGGCTCGGTCGGGCGGATACGCGACATCCTGCGCAGCGAGACCCGGGATACCGGTTGGCCCTACCAGGAGTACCTGCCCGGTGCCCCATTCGCGTTGCCCCGCTCGTCCTACGCTGAGCTGTTCCGCGTAGGCACCGCCTTACTGGACCTGCTGCGCCGCACCGTTCTCGCCGTAGCGCCGACCGCGGACGCCCGGCTCGCGGCGCTGGGCGCCGACCGCCGCGACCACCCGCTGTTCCTCGACAACGCCGTGCTCGAAGAGCGTTACGCCGACTGCTTCGCCCGCCCCGACGTCGTGGTCGGGCCAAAGGGGCCGATCTTCCTCGGCTTCAACGTCGGCGGCGGGTTCGGCGGTGTGGTCGAGGCGCACTGCAGGTACCGGGCGTGGCGTAGGCTCTACGGCCGGTCTGGCGGCAGCCTGCCATTCCATTACCACGACCCGTTCGTCGCCCGCGCCGACGTGTTCGCCGACATCTGCGAAGAACTCGCACTGCCGTTCAGGCTGGCCTGGGTCGGCAGCCTGCGCGAGCACATGGAGTATCCAGACAGCAGCCGGTACTTCGACCTAGAGACCGCATTCCTGAGCAAGCGCGGCTTCGAGGCGCGCTACTTCGAGCCGGAAGACCTCGACGAGGTCTGGGACTGCGCCCCCGCGCACCGCTACCCGCTGGGCCTGCGCCACCTCAACGTGCCCGACCTCGAGATCCTTGGCATCAGCGTCGAGCCGGTCCGCCGCGCGTTGAAGAACGGCTGCCTCCTGCTGTCCACTCAGACCGCGGCCCTGTTCGGCAACAAGGTCACCCTGGGCTTGCTGTCGGAGGGCCGTCCGTGGCTCAGCACGGCGGAGCGCGCGGTGGTCAACCACTACGTGCCGTGGACCAGGGTGCTTGCCGACCGCCGCACCCACCGCGACGGCCAAGACGTCGACCTACTGCCGTTCGTCCTGCGCAGGCAGCA
This Amycolatopsis sulphurea DNA region includes the following protein-coding sequences:
- a CDS encoding ketopantoate reductase family protein — its product is MKILVVGAGATGGCFGARLAAAGRDVTFLVRPARATALRAGGLVVRGPLGDLVLRPHLVTSAARPYDLVLLAVKAVTLDRTVVDLTPAIGADTVILPMLNGMRHLDTLAERFGADRVLGGVCQVTTTLTPDGEILQLNTRQELAYGPAFQPGPNRLAAVDAALRGAGFTARTSPDIRQEMWDKWFHVSALGAITCLMRGVVGEVVAAGGAEVAERIVLEAAATAAAAGYPVSASVFDRTLATLTEPGSRTASSLYRDLTKGLPTEADHLIGDLIAHAARHGVDTTLLRLAHTHLSVHEHRLSDPIAAATTDRRLPDGPPLVR